In a genomic window of Poecilia reticulata strain Guanapo linkage group LG22, Guppy_female_1.0+MT, whole genome shotgun sequence:
- the zfp36l1a gene encoding mRNA decay activator protein ZFP36L1a, whose amino-acid sequence MTTAVVSPFFDFEMINKNNKFSYNNNLGGPHPVSVPCTGTNVPLSNATGSLLDRKAVGSPAMASVFHRRHSVSSTKFSQNQFLNSLKTVEHSSLISGAGNASSSNKETRLRDRSFSETGERLLNKCLGPSSPTCGGGGGSSPVNSSRYKTELCRPFEENGTCKYGDKCQFAHGVHELRSLSRHPKYKTELCRTFHTIGFCPYGPRCHFIHNAEERRGPPQQSSPLNSSNKMERPRLQHSYSFAGFSSSGGLRDSPTSVTPPPMFFPDEVPNWPSSNPFTYSSQELANLFGPSLSTGTAGVEPNSAAPPSPTGTPYFFRPMLESPPLFEHPSSPPDSLSDQEGYQSSSGSESPSLDNSRRLPIFSRLSISDE is encoded by the exons ATGACCACAGCCGTGGTGTCGCCTTTCTTCGACTTTGAAATGATAAACAAG aACAATAAATTCAGCTACAACAACAACCTGGGGGGCCCTCACCCAGTGTCTGTCCCTTGCACTGGCACCAACGTGCCCCTCTCCAATGCCACCGGATCCCTGCTGGACAGGAAGGCGGTGGGATCCCCCGCAATGGCAAGCGTGTTCCATCGGCGTCACTCTGTCAGCAGCACCAAGTTCAGCCAGAACCAGTTTCTGAACAGCCTGAAGACGGTGGAGCACTCCTCGCTCATCTCAGGGGCTGGcaacgccagcagcagcaacaaggAGACCCGCCTGCGAGACCGCTCCTTCTCCGAGACGGGTGAGCGGCTCCTCAACAAGTGCCTGGGGCCCTCCAGCCCGACGtgcggtggcggcggcggcagcagcccGGTGAACTCCAGCCGTTACAAGACGGAGCTGTGCAGGCCCTTCGAGGAGAACGGCACCTGCAAGTACGGCGACAAGTGTCAGTTCGCCCACGGGGTGCACGAACTGCGCAGCCTTAGCCGTCACCCCAAATACAAAACCGAGCTGTGCCGCACCTTCCACACCATCGGCTTCTGCCCCTACGGGCCACGTTGCCACTTCATCCACAATGCCGAGGAGCGTCGCGGACCTCCGCAGCAGTCCTCCCCTTTAAACTCTTCCAACAAGATGGAGAGGCCCCGGCTGCAGCACAGCTACAGCTTCGCCGGCTTCTCCAGCTCCGGGGGACTTAGGGACAGCCCAACCTCGGTCACCCCGCCGCCCATGTTCTTCCCAGACGAGGTTCCAAACTGGCCCAGCAGCAACCCTTTCACCTACTCCAGCCAGGAGCTGGCCAACCTGTTTGGGCCGAGCCTAAGCACCGGTACGGCAGGCGTGGAGCCAAACAGCGCCGCGCCGCCCTCTCCGACTGGCACGCCTTACTTCTTCAGACCCATGTTGGAGTCCCCTCCGCTGTTTGAGCACCCCTCAAGCCCCCCAGACTCTCTGTCAGACCAGGAAGGCTACCAGAGCAGCTCCGGCTCCGAGTCGCCCTCGCTGGACAACAGCCGCCGCCTTCCCATCTTCAGCCGCCTTTCCATCTCCGACGAGTAA